Proteins found in one Tsukamurella paurometabola DSM 20162 genomic segment:
- a CDS encoding cobyric acid synthase, giving the protein MHGALLIAGATSDAGKSTITAGLCRLLARRGVRVAPFKAQNMSNNSVATVETDGTSGEIGRAQATQALACGLAPSTRFNPVLLKPGSDRRSQLILHGRPVGDVGARDYITRRQWLLDEVTTTLQRLRDEFDVVLCEGAGSPAEINLRATDIANMGLARAAGLPTVVVGDIDRGGVLAHLAGTVAVLDPDDQRHIYAFLINRFRGDVSLLTPGLEQLEDITRRPTVGVLPYLTDLWLDAEDSLAALGSDLVGPGSRRPDPLRVAAIALPRVSNTTDVEALACEPGLTVRWTTRPADVAAADLVVLPGTKATVADLAWLRERGLADALVARAAGGRPIIGVCGGYQMLGRSIGDPHGIEAPVGSRVDGLGLLDLDIEFAADKCVRNVAGTGLGVRATGYEIHHGTVVRSTESHLLDGPDGAEGALAGPVLGTHWHGLLGSDEFRRAYLHRAFPGFDPGPVTSYDGARIAQLDRIADAIEEHCDVDAIVAPLQLSGVFSPILPRLRIVSD; this is encoded by the coding sequence GTGCACGGCGCCCTCCTGATCGCCGGCGCCACCAGCGACGCCGGGAAATCGACCATCACCGCCGGCCTGTGCCGGCTGCTCGCCCGACGGGGTGTGCGCGTCGCGCCGTTCAAGGCGCAGAACATGTCCAACAACTCCGTGGCAACCGTCGAAACCGATGGCACCAGCGGGGAGATCGGCCGTGCCCAGGCGACCCAGGCGCTCGCGTGCGGGCTGGCACCGTCGACCCGATTCAACCCCGTGCTCCTCAAGCCCGGTAGCGACCGGCGCAGTCAATTGATCCTGCACGGCCGGCCCGTCGGCGACGTGGGCGCCCGCGACTACATCACCCGCCGGCAGTGGCTCCTCGACGAGGTCACGACCACGCTGCAGCGCCTGCGTGACGAGTTCGACGTGGTGCTCTGCGAGGGCGCCGGCAGCCCCGCCGAGATCAACCTGCGCGCCACCGACATCGCCAACATGGGCCTCGCGCGCGCCGCGGGCCTCCCTACCGTCGTGGTCGGCGATATCGACCGTGGGGGAGTACTCGCGCATCTCGCCGGTACCGTCGCCGTGCTCGACCCCGACGACCAGCGCCACATCTACGCCTTCCTGATCAATCGGTTCCGCGGCGACGTCTCCCTCCTGACACCGGGGCTGGAGCAACTCGAGGACATCACGAGGCGCCCTACCGTGGGCGTACTGCCGTACCTGACCGACCTGTGGCTCGACGCCGAAGACTCCCTCGCCGCCCTCGGCTCCGACCTGGTGGGGCCCGGATCGCGTCGCCCCGACCCACTCCGGGTGGCCGCGATCGCCCTGCCGCGGGTGTCCAACACCACCGATGTCGAGGCGCTCGCCTGCGAGCCCGGCCTCACCGTCCGCTGGACCACGCGTCCCGCTGATGTGGCCGCTGCCGACCTCGTCGTCCTGCCGGGCACCAAGGCCACCGTCGCCGACCTGGCGTGGCTGCGCGAGCGCGGCCTCGCCGATGCACTCGTCGCGCGGGCGGCGGGGGGCCGGCCGATCATCGGTGTGTGCGGCGGCTATCAGATGCTCGGCCGTTCGATCGGCGACCCGCACGGCATCGAGGCTCCCGTGGGGAGCCGGGTCGACGGCCTCGGGCTGCTCGACCTCGATATCGAGTTCGCTGCGGACAAATGCGTCCGGAACGTCGCGGGCACGGGACTCGGCGTCCGGGCCACCGGCTACGAGATCCACCACGGCACCGTCGTGCGGAGCACCGAGTCGCATCTGCTCGACGGTCCCGACGGTGCGGAGGGTGCGCTCGCCGGACCTGTCCTGGGTACGCATTGGCATGGCCTGCTCGGTTCCGACGAGTTCCGGCGCGCCTACCTGCACCGCGCCTTCCCGGGATTCGATCCCGGACCGGTCACGAGCTACGACGGTGCGCGGATCGCCCAGCTGGACAGGATCGCCGATGCGATCGAGGAACACTGCGATGTGGACGCGATCGTCGCACCTTTGCAACTGTCTGGCGTGTTTTCGCCCATCCTGCCGCGCCTTCGCATCGTCAGTGACTAG
- a CDS encoding GNAT family N-acetyltransferase — protein MLRMLHERPVPPRDLPKVLSVLDADPIAACMVAGRVQEYGTDPGSLGGELWSHRDSASALCFAGANLMPLRGDLDDMRYFAGRAGRGARTAASVVGRAELVLPLWSDLETAWGPAREVRDEQPLMVMAGAATAPHRGVRPARMAELDRYLDASIAMFTAEVGIDPRVGDGGRAYRRRVANTILGGRAYVYFDGPDVAFKAEVGAVSRTVGQIQGVWVRPDLRGQGLGGAGTAAVADAVRRTGRVPSLYVNSFNTPARRAYERVGFEQVATFATVLLT, from the coding sequence GTGTTGAGGATGCTGCACGAGAGGCCGGTCCCGCCACGGGACCTGCCCAAGGTGCTGTCCGTCCTCGACGCCGACCCCATCGCCGCCTGCATGGTGGCGGGCCGCGTGCAGGAGTACGGCACCGATCCCGGATCACTCGGCGGTGAGCTGTGGTCGCATCGCGATTCCGCGTCCGCGCTGTGCTTCGCCGGGGCGAACCTGATGCCGCTGCGCGGCGATCTCGACGATATGCGGTACTTCGCCGGCCGCGCGGGCCGGGGCGCCCGCACCGCCGCGTCGGTGGTGGGCCGCGCTGAACTGGTGCTGCCGCTGTGGTCCGACCTCGAAACCGCCTGGGGCCCCGCCCGGGAAGTGCGGGACGAGCAGCCGCTGATGGTGATGGCCGGGGCGGCGACCGCACCCCACCGCGGTGTACGGCCGGCCCGGATGGCCGAACTCGACCGCTACCTCGACGCCTCGATCGCCATGTTCACCGCGGAGGTGGGCATCGATCCCCGCGTCGGCGATGGCGGCCGCGCCTACCGCCGCCGGGTCGCCAACACCATCCTCGGCGGCCGTGCCTACGTCTACTTCGACGGGCCCGATGTCGCCTTCAAGGCCGAGGTCGGGGCCGTCTCGCGCACCGTCGGCCAGATACAGGGTGTCTGGGTGCGGCCCGATCTGCGCGGACAGGGGCTCGGCGGCGCCGGCACCGCCGCGGTCGCCGATGCGGTGCGTCGCACCGGTCGGGTGCCCAGCCTGTACGTCAACAGTTTCAACACGCCCGCCCGCCGCGCCTATGAGCGCGTCGGATTCGAGCAGGTGGCCACCTTCGCGACGGTACTGCTGACCTGA
- a CDS encoding GNAT family N-acetyltransferase, with the protein MDIELIAPRADLHGEWLGNAAEWGGVTHHPGSGNALARDLNLHEAIDFAVWVDRLTANTTVVRSGDLVPATNRWIVRGDRYLGAIQLRHELTEVLAELGGHIGYHVRPSERRKGVASTALALMIAEAARVGLPEVLVTCDENNLASRRTAESAGGVLTRIRPVDDYAVGHGFPEPTCHYWIPTAATRSATPARSKGGG; encoded by the coding sequence ATGGACATCGAGCTGATCGCGCCGCGAGCGGACCTGCACGGGGAGTGGCTGGGCAACGCCGCCGAGTGGGGCGGCGTGACGCACCATCCCGGCTCGGGGAACGCCCTCGCCCGTGACCTGAACCTGCACGAGGCCATCGATTTCGCGGTCTGGGTCGACCGGCTCACTGCGAACACCACGGTCGTCCGCTCCGGCGACCTGGTACCGGCGACCAACCGGTGGATCGTGCGCGGGGACCGTTACCTCGGTGCGATCCAACTCCGGCACGAGCTCACCGAGGTGCTCGCCGAACTCGGCGGGCACATCGGCTACCACGTGCGGCCCTCGGAGCGGCGCAAGGGCGTCGCGTCCACGGCACTGGCCCTGATGATCGCCGAGGCCGCCCGCGTCGGCCTGCCCGAGGTCCTCGTCACCTGCGACGAGAACAACCTCGCCTCCCGTCGTACCGCGGAGTCGGCCGGCGGCGTGCTCACCCGGATTCGTCCCGTCGACGACTACGCCGTCGGCCACGGCTTCCCCGAACCCACCTGCCACTACTGGATTCCCACCGCCGCCACCAGGTCCGCCACCCCCGCCCGCAGCAAGGGGGGTGGGTAG
- a CDS encoding DUF456 domain-containing protein, whose translation MNSWGYVAVVALMVLGLLGIVIPVLPGSTLVALGILIWAIFTGGSAWGVFAAALAVMVLAWAIKYFVGHRTMAKAGVGKWSLVAGGVTGIVLFFVIPVIGLLIGFILGTFVAEAVRLKDVRAGWTGAIAATKAAGLLILIELAGALCAVSIWLYAVLA comes from the coding sequence GTGAACTCGTGGGGCTACGTCGCGGTCGTCGCGCTGATGGTGTTGGGGCTGCTCGGCATCGTGATTCCCGTGCTGCCGGGATCGACACTCGTGGCACTCGGCATCCTGATCTGGGCGATCTTCACCGGCGGTTCGGCCTGGGGTGTGTTCGCCGCAGCGCTTGCCGTCATGGTGCTGGCCTGGGCGATCAAGTACTTCGTCGGCCACCGCACCATGGCCAAGGCCGGGGTGGGCAAGTGGTCGCTCGTCGCAGGCGGTGTCACCGGCATAGTGCTGTTCTTCGTGATCCCGGTGATCGGGTTGCTGATCGGCTTCATCCTCGGCACCTTCGTCGCCGAAGCGGTGCGGCTCAAGGACGTCCGGGCGGGCTGGACCGGCGCGATCGCCGCCACCAAGGCGGCGGGCCTGCTCATCCTCATCGAGCTCGCCGGGGCTCTGTGTGCCGTGTCCATCTGGCTCTACGCCGTTCTGGCGTGA
- a CDS encoding ion channel: MLGLTLMFKRFFGAVRTSWRDPSTRGAVLSLAIIVTAATIFYTLAEKWSVIDSLFYAVSVGLPMGNGPLSPTLTLSKIFTLVYAILVVGLFVTVGGSLASAIVQNNTEKFKRLNRKGSAEAED, from the coding sequence ATGTTGGGTCTCACATTGATGTTCAAGAGATTCTTCGGCGCCGTGCGCACGAGCTGGCGGGACCCGTCGACGCGCGGGGCGGTACTCAGCCTGGCGATCATCGTGACCGCGGCGACGATCTTCTACACGCTCGCTGAGAAGTGGTCGGTGATCGACTCGCTGTTTTACGCCGTCTCGGTGGGATTGCCCATGGGCAACGGCCCGCTCAGCCCCACGCTGACGCTGTCGAAGATCTTCACCCTCGTGTACGCGATCCTCGTGGTCGGCCTGTTCGTCACCGTCGGCGGATCACTGGCCAGCGCGATCGTGCAGAACAACACCGAGAAGTTCAAGCGACTCAACCGCAAGGGTTCGGCCGAGGCGGAGGACTGA
- a CDS encoding penicillin-binding transpeptidase domain-containing protein, giving the protein MNKLGTRVVVILALVAMVVTGGCAPANSNGPGPVAVRFGAALAEKNLDGAAALTSSPAAAKAMLQGTFDGLQARGVTLKVGQVRTQGSTSAVDYEYVWDLPADRGRSNRTWTYQGTLTAVQENGQWKVRWDPTVLHPRLGANQTMVLKALPAPKAPVNSASGGSVLVPGVVTRIRLEAAKVTAPTTVLDVAGQLTRALQPIVPGLDPVQLTEQATSFQGPYVVATVNQDDLRKLAGDVTALPGVSLVEQADLVPTDRTFAPALMSSIKKNVEGDLGGKDGWEVVVQADTGAQVVTLTSTPAQTAAAATVSISPIAQAAAQAAVDTRRDRQAMMVVIQPSTGDVLAVAQNPEADKQGSLATSGLYPPGSTGKIVTATAAISTGTATPDTIVPCPGTLTIGEREMPNYNRFALGDVTMQRAFARSCNTSFAYLGSKMAFDALPTAASELGVGPDYDIPGLPVASGGYPTPKAMVNQVEDSFGQGEVLVSPFSMALVAAAVAKGGAVTPRLLGGKATKVDGDRPPLDPRAVDGVRAMMREVVASGTAELIRGSGDILGKTGEAEVEGGSHAWFVGYRGDLAFATMVVLGGSSDNAVGVTKEFFDRFDAPVGAVPN; this is encoded by the coding sequence GTGAACAAGCTGGGTACCCGCGTGGTCGTGATCCTCGCTCTGGTGGCGATGGTCGTGACCGGCGGCTGCGCGCCCGCGAACAGCAACGGTCCGGGGCCGGTCGCGGTGCGCTTCGGTGCGGCGCTGGCCGAGAAGAACCTCGACGGTGCCGCCGCACTCACCAGCTCACCCGCCGCGGCCAAGGCCATGTTGCAGGGCACCTTCGACGGGCTCCAGGCCCGCGGCGTCACACTCAAAGTGGGCCAGGTGCGCACGCAGGGCTCCACGAGCGCCGTGGACTACGAGTACGTGTGGGACCTGCCCGCCGACCGCGGCAGGTCGAACCGCACGTGGACCTATCAGGGCACTCTCACCGCGGTCCAGGAGAACGGGCAGTGGAAGGTCCGCTGGGATCCGACGGTGCTCCATCCCCGGCTCGGTGCGAACCAGACGATGGTGCTCAAGGCGTTGCCCGCGCCCAAGGCGCCGGTGAATTCCGCGTCCGGCGGTTCGGTGCTGGTGCCCGGTGTGGTGACCCGGATCCGGCTGGAGGCCGCGAAGGTCACCGCGCCCACCACGGTGTTGGATGTGGCCGGGCAGCTCACGCGCGCACTGCAACCCATCGTCCCCGGCCTCGACCCGGTGCAGCTCACCGAACAGGCCACCTCGTTCCAGGGCCCGTACGTGGTGGCCACGGTCAACCAGGACGACCTCCGCAAGCTGGCCGGCGACGTCACGGCGCTACCCGGAGTGAGTCTCGTCGAGCAGGCCGACCTGGTGCCCACCGACCGGACCTTCGCGCCGGCTCTGATGTCCTCGATCAAGAAGAACGTCGAGGGCGACCTGGGCGGCAAGGACGGCTGGGAGGTGGTGGTCCAGGCCGACACCGGCGCGCAGGTGGTCACGCTGACCAGCACTCCTGCGCAGACCGCTGCGGCCGCTACCGTGAGCATCTCCCCGATCGCGCAGGCTGCGGCGCAGGCCGCCGTGGATACCCGGCGCGACCGACAGGCGATGATGGTGGTGATCCAGCCGTCCACCGGTGATGTGCTCGCGGTCGCTCAGAATCCCGAGGCCGACAAACAGGGTTCACTGGCCACCTCCGGCCTGTATCCGCCCGGTTCGACCGGGAAGATCGTCACCGCCACCGCGGCCATCTCCACCGGCACCGCGACACCCGACACCATCGTCCCGTGTCCCGGCACCCTGACCATCGGCGAGCGCGAGATGCCGAACTACAACCGGTTCGCGCTCGGCGACGTCACCATGCAGCGCGCCTTCGCCCGGTCGTGCAACACCAGCTTCGCCTACCTCGGATCGAAGATGGCTTTCGACGCCCTGCCCACGGCCGCATCCGAACTCGGCGTGGGGCCGGACTACGACATCCCCGGCCTACCGGTGGCCTCGGGTGGATACCCGACGCCCAAGGCGATGGTGAATCAGGTCGAGGACAGCTTCGGGCAGGGCGAGGTCCTGGTGAGCCCGTTCTCCATGGCGCTCGTCGCGGCAGCGGTCGCGAAGGGTGGCGCGGTCACGCCCCGGTTGCTGGGCGGCAAGGCCACCAAGGTCGACGGTGACCGGCCCCCGCTGGACCCGCGCGCCGTCGACGGGGTGCGGGCGATGATGCGCGAGGTGGTCGCCTCCGGAACGGCTGAGTTGATCCGCGGGTCCGGTGACATCCTCGGCAAGACCGGTGAGGCCGAGGTCGAAGGCGGCTCGCACGCCTGGTTCGTCGGCTATCGCGGCGACCTGGCGTTCGCCACGATGGTGGTGCTGGGCGGCAGCTCCGACAACGCCGTCGGCGTCACCAAGGAGTTCTTCGACCGATTCGACGCCCCCGTCGGCGCTGTGCCCAACTGA
- a CDS encoding SDR family NAD(P)-dependent oxidoreductase translates to MRSEVAALFDLTGRTALVTGASSGIGAAVAAALDGAGARVLRAGRDRGRLGPDGISVDLAGGVEDLIAAVDARADAVDILINCAGTNPRPPLGEISDALYREILAVNLDAPFVLGQHYGPRMAERGWGRIVNVASTQAHRAFGNSGAYGVAKAGITGLTRSQSEAWAPRGVTANSLTPGLVATPMTTAVLADPARADYFRRRAHTGTLGAPSDFAAAAVFLSGEGARFVTGQNLCVDGGLSVT, encoded by the coding sequence ATGCGATCCGAGGTGGCGGCACTGTTCGACCTGACCGGACGCACCGCATTGGTGACCGGCGCCAGCTCCGGGATCGGAGCGGCCGTCGCCGCCGCGCTCGACGGTGCCGGTGCCCGGGTGTTGCGTGCGGGCCGCGATCGCGGTCGGCTCGGACCCGATGGCATCAGCGTCGACCTCGCCGGTGGTGTCGAGGACCTGATCGCCGCGGTCGACGCCCGCGCCGACGCCGTCGATATCCTGATCAACTGCGCTGGAACGAATCCGCGTCCGCCGCTCGGCGAGATCAGCGATGCGCTCTATCGGGAGATCCTTGCGGTGAACCTCGATGCTCCGTTCGTGCTCGGACAGCACTACGGCCCACGGATGGCCGAGCGCGGCTGGGGTCGCATCGTCAACGTCGCGTCGACGCAGGCGCACCGCGCCTTCGGCAACAGCGGGGCCTACGGCGTGGCGAAGGCGGGTATCACCGGGCTCACCCGTTCGCAGTCCGAGGCCTGGGCGCCGCGCGGGGTCACCGCGAATTCGCTCACTCCGGGGTTGGTCGCGACGCCGATGACCACCGCCGTGCTCGCCGATCCCGCACGCGCCGACTACTTCCGGCGCCGCGCCCACACCGGCACGCTCGGCGCACCGTCGGACTTCGCGGCCGCGGCGGTGTTCCTGTCGGGGGAAGGCGCACGGTTCGTGACGGGCCAGAACCTGTGCGTCGACGGTGGCCTCTCGGTCACCTGA
- the ispG gene encoding flavodoxin-dependent (E)-4-hydroxy-3-methylbut-2-enyl-diphosphate synthase, translating to MSVGLGMPAAPAPTLAPRRTTRQLNVGGVGVGSDSPISVQSMCTTKTHDVNATLQQIAELTASGCDIVRVACPRQEDADALPIIAKKANIPVIADIHFQPKYIFAAIDAGCAAVRVNPGNIKEFDGRVKEVAKAAGDAGIPIRIGVNAGSLDKRMMEKYGKATPEALVESALWEASLFEEHGFGDIKISVKHNDPVIMVEAYRQLAAQCDYPLHLGVTEAGPAFQGTIKSSVAFGALLAEGIGDTIRVSLSAPPAEEIKVGDAILQSLNLRPRKLEIVSCPSCGRAQVDVYKLANEVTAGLEGMEVPLRVAVMGCVVNGPGEAREADLGVASGNGKGQIFVKGEVIKTVPEAQIVETLIEEALRIAEESGDSEGTGAPVVTVS from the coding sequence ATGTCCGTAGGTTTGGGAATGCCGGCAGCCCCGGCCCCGACGCTCGCCCCTCGTCGCACGACCCGCCAGCTCAACGTGGGTGGCGTCGGTGTCGGCAGCGACAGCCCGATCTCGGTGCAGTCGATGTGCACCACCAAGACTCACGACGTGAACGCCACGCTGCAGCAGATCGCGGAGCTCACCGCATCGGGCTGCGATATCGTGCGCGTCGCCTGCCCGCGGCAGGAGGACGCCGACGCGTTGCCGATCATCGCGAAGAAGGCGAACATCCCGGTGATCGCCGATATCCACTTCCAGCCCAAGTACATCTTCGCCGCGATCGACGCCGGCTGTGCCGCTGTGCGGGTGAACCCGGGCAACATCAAGGAGTTCGACGGCCGCGTCAAGGAGGTCGCGAAGGCCGCCGGTGACGCGGGCATCCCGATTCGCATCGGCGTCAACGCCGGCTCGCTCGACAAGCGGATGATGGAGAAGTACGGCAAGGCCACCCCGGAGGCGCTCGTGGAGTCCGCTCTCTGGGAAGCGAGCCTGTTCGAGGAGCACGGTTTCGGCGATATCAAGATCTCCGTCAAGCACAACGATCCGGTGATCATGGTGGAGGCATACCGGCAGCTCGCCGCGCAGTGCGATTACCCGCTGCACCTCGGCGTCACCGAGGCCGGCCCCGCCTTCCAGGGCACCATCAAGAGCTCCGTCGCCTTCGGCGCCCTGCTCGCCGAGGGTATCGGCGACACCATCCGGGTCTCGCTGTCCGCGCCGCCGGCCGAGGAGATCAAGGTGGGGGATGCGATTCTGCAGTCGCTGAACCTGCGGCCCCGCAAGCTGGAGATCGTCTCCTGTCCGTCGTGCGGCCGGGCGCAGGTCGATGTCTACAAGCTGGCCAACGAGGTGACCGCCGGCCTCGAGGGCATGGAGGTGCCGCTGCGCGTGGCCGTCATGGGTTGCGTGGTCAACGGTCCCGGCGAGGCCCGTGAGGCCGACCTCGGCGTGGCCTCCGGCAACGGCAAGGGCCAGATCTTCGTCAAGGGTGAGGTGATCAAGACCGTCCCCGAGGCGCAGATCGTGGAGACCCTGATCGAGGAAGCGCTGCGGATCGCCGAGGAATCGGGGGATAGTGAGGGGACCGGTGCCCCTGTGGTCACCGTGTCGTAG
- a CDS encoding M50 family metallopeptidase, with the protein MMYGLGIAAFALCILASIAWHECGHMWAAQATGMKVRRYFVGFGPTLWSTRRPKGPDGIEYGVKALPLGGFCDIAGMTLLDELKTPVEQEKAMYKQAAWKRLFVLFAGPAMNFVLGIALIYGVAVVSGLPAINTPAQAAVAGTGCVAEATTKPTPEGKPGQPIGECKPSPAAQAGLQFGDVIASVNGTPVNADTVIDALQNASGPIALGIVRDGQDQTITVDPIISKKWRKAPEAKDYTEVTGPTIGITVGTLGGTNHYNPLTAIGGTAAFTADLGKRTVIAIGQLPQKVPALIKSIQGEERGLDTPQSMVGAAMIGGEVAERDMWQVFFLLLAGLNLMLGLINLLPVPPFDGGHMAVVIYEKLRDLVTRRKGGPVDYMKLAPLTYVVLALAGGYMLLVLTADIVNPIKLFN; encoded by the coding sequence ATGATGTATGGCCTGGGTATTGCGGCGTTCGCGCTGTGCATCCTCGCCTCGATCGCGTGGCACGAGTGCGGGCACATGTGGGCCGCACAGGCCACGGGAATGAAGGTGCGGCGCTACTTCGTGGGCTTCGGGCCCACGCTGTGGTCGACCAGGCGCCCTAAGGGCCCGGACGGGATCGAGTACGGGGTCAAGGCGCTGCCACTGGGCGGCTTCTGCGATATCGCCGGAATGACGCTGCTGGACGAGCTGAAAACGCCCGTTGAGCAGGAGAAGGCGATGTACAAGCAGGCCGCGTGGAAGCGGCTTTTCGTGCTCTTCGCCGGCCCTGCGATGAACTTCGTCCTCGGTATCGCGCTGATCTATGGCGTCGCCGTGGTGTCCGGGCTGCCCGCAATCAACACTCCGGCGCAGGCAGCCGTCGCCGGCACCGGCTGTGTGGCCGAAGCCACCACCAAGCCCACACCGGAGGGAAAGCCCGGCCAGCCGATCGGCGAGTGCAAGCCCAGCCCGGCGGCCCAGGCCGGCTTGCAGTTCGGCGACGTCATCGCCTCGGTCAACGGCACGCCGGTCAACGCCGACACCGTGATCGACGCGCTCCAGAACGCGTCGGGACCGATCGCCCTCGGCATCGTCCGGGACGGCCAGGACCAGACGATCACCGTCGACCCGATCATCTCCAAGAAGTGGCGTAAGGCGCCGGAGGCCAAGGATTACACCGAGGTCACCGGTCCAACGATCGGCATCACCGTCGGCACGCTCGGCGGCACGAACCACTACAACCCGCTCACGGCGATCGGTGGCACCGCGGCCTTCACCGCCGACCTCGGCAAGCGCACAGTGATCGCCATCGGCCAGCTGCCGCAGAAGGTGCCCGCCCTGATCAAGTCGATCCAGGGCGAGGAGCGCGGCCTCGACACTCCGCAATCCATGGTGGGCGCCGCGATGATCGGGGGCGAGGTGGCTGAGCGCGACATGTGGCAGGTGTTCTTCCTCCTGCTCGCCGGGCTCAACCTGATGCTGGGCCTGATCAACCTGCTGCCGGTCCCGCCCTTCGACGGTGGCCACATGGCGGTCGTGATCTACGAGAAGCTGCGCGACCTGGTCACCCGGCGCAAGGGCGGCCCCGTCGACTACATGAAGCTCGCGCCCCTCACCTATGTGGTGCTCGCCCTCGCCGGCGGGTACATGTTGTTGGTGCTCACGGCCGATATCGTCAATCCCATCAAGCTCTTCAACTGA
- a CDS encoding alpha/beta fold hydrolase produces MPIDTPSTVQVPVGSWTFDVSVGGPEHGVPVLLLHGFPQTEASFDQVRERLHEAGLRTVAPRQRGYSAGARPEGVDAYTMKQLAEDAAGVLDALEIPYAHLVGHGLGATVAWHFAAAYPLRAMSLTAVSFGHPSAFGEAMASDPDQRQRSRYLELFLTAGEAEKQLLDNGARTLLATAPGGGIEAVANDATLTAGLNWYRANMVPGGEGLDCPLIEVPTTLVWGARDAIAGQAQARGTARYLRADYRLSEVPDGDHWLPLRNPSALASEIALRTLRN; encoded by the coding sequence ATGCCGATCGATACTCCGAGCACGGTGCAGGTTCCCGTGGGGTCGTGGACCTTCGACGTCTCGGTCGGGGGACCTGAGCACGGGGTTCCCGTGCTACTGCTGCACGGGTTTCCGCAGACCGAAGCGTCCTTCGACCAGGTGCGCGAGCGCCTGCACGAGGCGGGTCTGCGCACTGTCGCGCCGCGCCAGCGCGGCTACAGCGCGGGGGCGCGCCCCGAGGGCGTGGACGCGTACACGATGAAGCAATTGGCGGAGGATGCCGCCGGCGTCCTGGACGCGCTCGAGATCCCTTACGCGCACCTCGTGGGTCACGGCCTCGGCGCCACGGTCGCGTGGCACTTCGCCGCGGCGTACCCGTTGCGCGCGATGAGCCTGACCGCCGTCTCCTTCGGCCATCCGTCGGCGTTCGGCGAGGCGATGGCCTCGGATCCGGATCAGCGGCAGCGCTCGCGCTACCTCGAACTGTTCCTCACGGCGGGAGAGGCGGAGAAGCAACTCCTCGACAACGGTGCGCGCACGCTGCTCGCCACGGCGCCGGGCGGCGGTATCGAGGCGGTCGCGAACGACGCCACGCTCACCGCGGGACTGAATTGGTACCGGGCCAACATGGTTCCCGGTGGGGAGGGACTGGACTGCCCGCTGATCGAGGTGCCGACCACGCTGGTGTGGGGCGCGCGCGATGCGATCGCGGGGCAGGCGCAGGCCAGAGGTACCGCCCGGTACCTCCGCGCCGATTACCGGCTCAGCGAGGTCCCGGACGGTGACCATTGGCTTCCGCTGCGCAATCCCTCGGCCCTGGCCTCGGAGATCGCGCTGCGGACGCTACGGAACTGA
- the map gene encoding type I methionyl aminopeptidase, which produces MTRSALVPGTVSPRLAVPATIERPEYVDKPSANEGNEPWVQTPETIEKMRLASRIAADALQAAGAEVAPGVTTDHLDRVAHQYMIDHGAYPSTLGYRGFPKSCCTSLNEVICHGIPDSTVIEDGDIVNIDVTAYIDGVHGDTNATFLAGDVSEEHRLLVERTRIATERAIKAVKPGRELNVVGRVIEAYANRFGYTVVRDFTGHGIGETFHNGLVVLHYDEPNVDTVLEPGMVFTIEPMINLGGLDYEIWSDGWTVATTDKKWTAQFEHTLVVTDDGAEILTLPSE; this is translated from the coding sequence ATGACCCGCTCTGCACTCGTCCCCGGCACCGTCTCACCCCGCCTGGCCGTCCCGGCGACGATCGAGCGTCCCGAATACGTCGACAAGCCGTCGGCGAACGAGGGTAACGAGCCGTGGGTGCAGACTCCCGAGACCATCGAGAAGATGCGCCTCGCTTCCCGGATCGCCGCCGACGCGCTCCAGGCAGCGGGGGCCGAAGTGGCGCCCGGAGTCACCACCGATCACCTCGATCGGGTGGCGCACCAGTACATGATCGACCACGGCGCCTACCCGTCGACACTGGGTTACCGCGGTTTCCCCAAGAGCTGCTGCACCAGCCTCAACGAGGTGATCTGCCACGGCATCCCGGACTCGACGGTGATCGAGGACGGCGACATCGTCAACATCGACGTGACCGCCTACATCGACGGCGTGCACGGCGATACCAACGCCACCTTCCTGGCCGGGGATGTCTCCGAGGAGCACCGCCTCCTGGTCGAGCGCACCCGCATCGCCACCGAGCGCGCGATCAAGGCGGTCAAGCCCGGCCGTGAGCTCAACGTGGTGGGCCGCGTGATCGAGGCGTACGCGAATCGGTTCGGCTACACCGTGGTCCGCGACTTCACCGGCCACGGCATCGGCGAGACCTTCCACAACGGCCTCGTCGTGCTGCACTACGACGAGCCGAACGTCGACACCGTCCTCGAACCCGGCATGGTCTTCACCATCGAGCCGATGATCAATCTCGGCGGTCTGGACTACGAGATCTGGTCCGACGGCTGGACCGTGGCCACCACCGACAAGAAGTGGACCGCGCAGTTCGAGCACACCCTCGTCGTGACCGACGACGGTGCCGAGATCCTCACGCTGCCCAGCGAATAG